The Diorhabda carinulata isolate Delta chromosome 12, icDioCari1.1, whole genome shotgun sequence DNA window TTTTTGGTAGCGAGCACGTGCTCCCGGACCACCGAACTTTTTAGGTTCGCAACGTCGAGGATCGGCTACCAACAAGGTACGATCGTATTGGATAAGAATATCCTTCAGTTCCTTCTTCGAAGCTTCGTCGACGTCTAAAAACAAAGTCGACTCgtcaataacaataaaaaacagcTAAACACCAcaacaaaatcatatttttctcagaattgGTTAAAGTGCGATCATTAAAGCTCATAAACACGGACCAAAACGCGTTTCATCATGTTTTTGTTActagtaatataaataatttataccaGGACTATTCGAAACGTAATTGAGACTTTCGAGATGCGTTTAGTGATAAGTGGAGATGAAGCTGCCATTTTGATGTTGGAATATTTCCATTGACAGTTGACAAGggaaaatatcatcaaaaataaaatatagaagttttgtttttttaaaatatcgttCAAAAAATGATGGATTGTTACCGAAAGGTCccaaacagaaaatttttaagaaagttTTGATGTTGAATATTCACAATGACgaagttttggatacataactCTTGAACTGAACTCAACctccaaaatgttttattattttcttgacaACCCCCGTATTTTTACACGAATCTCGTATTTTAAAATGTAGAAACAAATTTCTAGTAAATACTTTCCATATGACCCTCGTATTTTAACACAAATCTCGTATTTCAAAACGTAATTCgtagaaattgaagaatttcgagataatttaattaaaataaacaaggaaaatagaatttatttccaaaaaattcagttcaaaacttattttttgtgATCCAAAAAATccacacaaaaaaatgaacttatGCAATGTTTGTATAACCAGAGGTCACATTATCAAAACagtttgtttaaacaaataaaaaagtgaatttcacgtaaatatataaaaaaaattattgaactacttacatttttgataataagCAACTAGGGCTTTTGAAATTGCTTGTCTAATCGCATATATTTGCGAAACGTGTCCACCACCATTTACTCTCACTCTGATGTCTACAGCAGAAAATTTATcctgtaaaaaaaaaaaaaacaactcaaataacgtaaaacacaaaatatttgaagtattttattaATCTATTTATCATAGTcagataaaaacttttatttcatttaaataattcatattcgGGATAAATATATCGTcatattaaatgaaaacttttatCTATTGATTGTTCTTAAAGAAGATTTTACCTTTCCAAGTAACAGAATTGGTTCTTGGAGTTTATCTTGGAGCATTTTCGGCTCGACTTGACTAAGAGGTCTTCCATTTACCCTCAAAACTCCCCTACCTCTTTTACAATAAGCTACGGCGGTAGCTGATttctaaaaaatgtttgattataaaaaacgGCATCAAGTTGTGGGATTACGTGAAtgataaactataaaaaagttaaatacacGTGTTACAGGTTATGTTACAAAAACTTACCTTTCTGCCAAAAACTTGGACAGAATGAATAGGTTCTCTCTTTTGCtaaaaaaacaattgataaGAATTAGTGAATTATGCAATTAATTTATACATAACAGCTATTATTTAAtagatgtttttaaaaataataccttttGCTGTGTGCCTTGCATTGTGAAAGATTGAAAAAGGAAGTactttttgacatatgacaCTGACACAACGGTATTTTCCGGTACACACGAAAGTTAATTTCCATGCCACTACTTGTACAGAATTAACAGTTTAAGGtagttttattcaatatatttacacacaaaaattgcaaatacataaaattaaacttttctataaattaaaattatgttgaaaGTAATAACGAAACTTTTTCtaatgtattaatataaatcTACAAGCTAGGCAATACATACTTCTTGACGTAAAACTGGTTGCCTATAACTAGTTGAGAGTAGTATAATTGATCGATTTAAGTTATGCAGTACATATAACAACTTATTGTGAAACTGGTTGCCGACTAACAAGgtaaattttattgttcaattAGTAAATATTCTTTCTCGTATTTATAATGAACAATTTGTGCCGATTCCATTTAATGTTTTACCCAATTAGATGCGTAATGGAGTGCATACTACATCATCATTGAATAAAAGGAAAACGTGATACTTTGTagcaattttataataaatttttatcgcATTATAAAAGCTAAAATTATCTAAGCGATGAACGCCAAATTGATATAGAAAACGTCTACAGGGCCGCGTCGAGAAACTCTtgttatataatatgatatttatatCGGTATATAACGTTTTTGCTGATTTAAACATTTCCCTTACGTTTATTCAGACTTGCTGACTACTGATAAATCGTACATTTTGCaaatagtttattattaataaaaaaaacatagtaTAGACATTTTTTAAGTATTAATTGTTACAAGACGTCATGAATGTTTTGTTATAAAGTAGTAATTGCAATTTTTTGTTATCGCatttaaatatcgaaaaatatacTTGACGTTAGATATAATCTTGTTATATTGGCAACATGGCGCTATCACGAGGTTACCTTATGAATATCAAAAGTAGTTTCCCATCTTTTGTTTTCacaacaattaatgaaaaataatatttatattgtataaataaatattattaagtaataaaaaatttattaacacacaaatttttttataaaaacttagaaatattataaaatgtgtTATAATCCACCGACACATGCTTGACAATGGTGAATATTAGTGAACTTCGAGATTAATCATCATCCGGTTAATATTTACTGTGCAGTGTTGCCGGtttgtataataattaaaacaaccTTATTAAAAATGGTAACAACGTAATTTATTGAACGAACCATACCCATAGGAATAACTATTGACGATTTATTCGTTAATaaggaacaaataaaaatggTGGTAGGTTACTAATATGGGATAAATAGCGTTATACAGAGTCATATTTGTACTTTTAAATTCTACTTACTAATACAATTAGACTTTGTGTTCTTTGTTGAAACGTACAagtggtttttttatttaaatctgaGTCAAGGTAATTGTTGCTAATTGGTTTATTGTGTTTTATGTTTGGAACGTTAtagagatttttttttcaaatacaaataagCACCGAGagtttttaaatcgaaaattaCAACGTAAAGCCGTCCCTGATATAATAAATGTACGATTATTTTCTATGAACGTCTATTAAATGCTAGTGACCCTTTGAGACTGTTATTTAATGGTCTATGGGGTTTTTTTGCACGATTTTACTCATTTTTAACTGTGAAACTTATATACGAGGTGCGATACATAATTAATtacgttaattattttttgttggtgTCTAGGAAgttagtatataaaaattttaatctaatttGAATTTCCGAATACTAAAATATCGAAAAcggtttatcaaaatattaaatttcagttttattaccACAACTCAACTtacgatattaattttttacccACCCTGTACGAATGGGATACTACATCAACTATTTtctttacgaaaaaaaaaaacaaacaaatatttatactaAACGTATAAGTTGTAAGTCATCGAATTACGAAGAACTGAATCAGAAAGTACGGTGGTGACGTCATAACACGATCGATGACTCgttttgtgtgtgtgtgtttgttggaatttaattgattaaagtCATAAAAATGCACGTTGCttgagaagaaatattttttttttcaataacggTCGTTTCCTATCGTgatatatgattaaaaaaaatcattcttttataaatacattttttaacgtACCCTGTATTTGTACACGGTCTTTTGGGCACACCGGAAGGATGTACTAACTAATTACGGTGTACATTGTCAGTTCTACTAACCTCACAAATCGGGAACGTGTCTTgtacattaaataaattgaaaatctaCGTTTACatatctttatataattttagaaagtattattgcgaactaaatcccgaaaattatgtatattttttacttttcgtaTTGATTGAATATGGCAACACCGCGTCTAGTTAATATTAACATATATTCAGTATTATTCTAACCTAAGAATCTATTTCCGTTATAGAAAGTTAtactaattttgttttaatacctttattgaatgttttgatCCAATCATTTTATTACCTATAATAAATAGTAgacgaaatatttaatttatgtttaCATCATTACGGGAACTTAAATCGGATTTGCggaaacatttaaaaatcatAGTAAAAGTGTAAACATTAGTTCGATCAAGTAACCGTGTAAAACAGAAGCGACCGTTTGTGCCAGATGTGCACGTGTAGGGCACGAGGCTTTCGCTATCGTTGAATAATCACCACCCTGATGCCTTTTAAAAACCAGAGGcgtagtaaaaataaaacaaaacacataaaaataaatttattttaataaattcattacaatataaaagttgacagttacaattcttcttttttatatactcGATATCTCATTTCTAGTACAACCAACAGTACGGATgttttaataatagtaaaaacTTGATTTAATAATACGAGGGGTTAAGTAAATGTTCTCGTATTATCACTAacggaaacaaaaattatgataataaccATAATTGGATTTGTAGGACTattaaaacacataaaaataaacgataaatttattttaataaattcattacaatataaaagttgacagttacaattcttcttttttatatactcGATATCTCATTTCTAGTACAACCAACAGTACGGATgttttaataatagtaaaaacTTGATTTAATAATACGAGGGGTTAAGTAAATGTTCTCGTATTATCAATAacggaaacaaaaattatgataataaccAAAATTGGATTTGTAGGTctattaaaactaaataaaatcaattatattgtGATAAATTATATCCTTacgtcaaaaaaaaatgtttttcaattaatatacaTGATATATAGtgaaatttattgagaaaatttttatttatgatcaAGAAAATCGTGTAAATCGATTAATATCTTTTTCTACCCCTAATAAGGTAAATATCCCTACGACCTATGCGACTTTGAAGGTATTCTCACCCCGATATATTCGATGTAAATGTTTCGAGAGGGTAGCAGCTGCCTGTGAACCCATATGGTTCCCATACGAAGTAACGGTTGAACGAATCGAGAATCCATGGGATATTATTCTCGAACAGACAATTACCAATCGAGCATTTCAAAGTTCAAGgtcatttttaaatgtaaatcgTAATCTTATTAATAAGTAGCTTGAaaatgaaacgaaaattttgataaGGCTTCTATAATAGGCTTGTTGACAATTAGGTTAAACGTAAAGAATTGAATGGAAATTCGGTCAAGGTGATATGatgattttattggaaattatgtatattagtaaaatttataattcaacaTACCATCCCGCCCTCgtatctttcaaaaaaaaaagatgattaGGTTTAATTTATAGTTAAGCActtcattattcaaaaatattgttgtaaaaaatttgttcagaaataaatttatgCAAATACATCTATTCACATTGTATATTTTAgttctaaaaacattttttgactacaatttattatattgtcgAGTAAAAAGttactttaaataaaatacgtATTTTTGCACACACCTCGTATACTCAACTTatagtttaataatttctattctagaataaaataaacacGGCAACATTCGatatcatttaatatttcttcattaCTTCTTCACTATAAAatactatattatttattgttaaataccAATTCGTATTAtgtcaaattaataaacaattaaaccaaaaacataatttctataatatatacACTACGTAAAATTATGACAGACAACTTATCACGTGTTAGCACGATGTCATGGAATAAAAACATGGCttcatgaaataaaaacatgGCTGTCTTAAATTAACTCTCCCTTATAAAATTAGacaaatactatttttgttttcaacctACCGcgttaatttttctatttaataaatataattattacgtATTAATATAGAATTATAAATCTGTACGTATTACCCTCTCCCCAAAAGTTCTTCCTTCTTCCTACGATGATTCCACAAAGCTTGTCGTTTCGTCTACGACACAAGTTCGGTATTCGTGCAACGCGGCGCTAAGTTTGTGTTCCACATCGCAGTCAGTTCTGTGGTACGTTACAGATATATAATAATGTTGATAACGACTGTACATTAGAAATAGTGCAACTCGTGACGATATTTATCGAGGAGGTGAATTGAATGATTTCGAATTCTTGGTAGTAGCGGTGATATACTGGTAAAATTTTAGCGGTATTTCGATCGATATGCGcggattttgaaaattatggtgagttatattattttacatttatatatttatacaaaaccgTCAAAAATACCTCATTCATTGACGTAATGTCCATGGTTAtctatatatacagggtggtatTTTCTAATTGCTAGTTTAGGAagttttcgattaattttttctgCATAGTTCAAGTTGGGAGTTTATCTATCTAGGTTATATtacgaaatatataaaaaatttaatctatACGAGCGAATATGTGTccctatataaaaataaacgtttgtATAGTTATCTGTACtgtttattttgataacaaCCTTAAGATTTACCTTTGGAATGtgttataataataacaatccTTGATTGGAAATATTCTAAGAAGGATTTTGTTCCTAAACGGATGTAATTTAACTTTGTTAATATCTTGGAAACGAATAAAAGAATTCTAAAGGTGacgaatcgaaaaaaaaaaacgttgtaGATAATCCAAGGTCGTGTATTAGCGAGGcatcttttattattaacttcggtataaagaaaaattaattataatcaagtaaaaaatttttctccatcTCTAAGAGACCCAATGATTTAAGgtgtagttttttttatacgaaaaattataacaaagCGGTAAACTTGGCAAACTTGCTTCTAACAGTTGACACAACTGATCAATTTGCCGTAATATCACTTCTACAatagtttagaaataaaaataaattatttcaaacctATGTCTTGGttcttttttcgattattttttatgtaaagcATTGATACGACCTGTATATATATACTATCGTATGTATCTATTtgattcaaatatcaatttcatataattagtaaagtaaaaaaggtaaatatgatattttaatatattgtagGCACCTCGTATACGaaaggaaattttatttctcatatattgtcattagaagataaaaaaaaaactatttttatgtaattttagtaataaaaaagttttaaaatgtattaaagaaattaaataatttatacgatgtataaatatttactgTACTAAATATATTCTGAAACGAACACTATACCCAGCAGCAGTAAGCGGTTTCTACTTTATCGACGCGGACgacatattgaattttattcttgtttACAATAtgcaaattttaaatatgaacagtgttataacttttttctatttgtaaatgATTCAAcagtatctaaatatttttgctttgactttacataaatatcaattagttacctaattattgaaataaacatttatgACCAAGTGTAATTAACCATTCTATATATTACAAGtctgaaaatataaaactgataaaaagaagaagaaataaattcatagtcataaaattagtttatgtaaaaaacaaaatattacaaatattattaaatattgtgtGTATTGTTAACTAATTAACTTCCGGTATAGGTAATCGTTTGATTTAGTAACACTATTACTTCGTTGTAAGTTAAACAAGAGGGCGCCctcattattttgatatttcattcaaatcaaCTTGTGACCGTTAGGGATTTAGTACAAtgacaatttaaaattaatttagcAACGTTGccatattgaattatttttacctCAACAACAAAACTATGATTATAAATTACGATTGTAGgttaaaacaatatttacaattaaaaaagagaacaatataattaaaatgatgaCACCATTATCTTCAAGATATTTCTGATTATACTGAAAAAAGCCAGGTTATCTCGTCAATGTTTGCGTTTCGTTTTATACCAAGAAGTAGGACAATAAAGTTCGATGAATAtgttaaataaacaattttcttaattttaaagCGATGCTTACGTAAACTAGTgtataaattaaacaattttcatttggtACATAAAGGACTAGAATAAATAATCACAGACAATGCGTTACATTGGATTCACAGATTTACACCACAGATAATCTATATTTAGACGGTGCACTTATTATCGACGCCATTTAAAGATTATTACAGTTTCCTacgatataaatgaataatttgttaTGTTCGCAATTTAGAGTACAGATGGAGTGACTGATAGCAatgcaaaaaataattgtttagtcgtaatttatatacaaatttagtCATCACATTCCAAAACACTTAATTGGTATATGTGTAATGTAAATACCGagaattattaattcaatttaacatTCCAATTACggacgaaaatattttattgccgttatatcaacaataaacaaataggcgatcaaaaaaatctaatcagacatcaaattatttatgaaattttaatgacaCGATTCTTAGTCATTGTTTATCATATGTTTTGATTATTTACGTAGTAAAACAAAACAAGACAGACATAGAAGCGTcgggaaaatgaaaatagttcgggCGATATggtcgaaaaaataaatacttgttATAGTCCGTTTACGTTaatgtaataattgaaattatagaaaaaattgagttgaaaatacagaattttgaaaacaaattaaatgaCATTATATGAATAATAGTTCGGGCGATATggtcgaaaaaataaatacttgttATAGTCCGTTTACGTtaatgtaataattaaaattatagaaaaaattgagtggaaaatacaaaattttgaaaacaaattgaatCACATTATATGCATAATAGTTCGGGCGATATggtcgaaaaaataaatacttgttATAGTCCGTTTACGTtaatgtaataattaaaattatagaaaaaattgagtggaaaatacaaaattttgaaaacaaattgaatCACATTATATGTATAATAGTTCGGGCGATATggtcgaaaaaataaatacttgttATAGTCCGTTTACGTTAgtgtaataattgaaattatagaaaaaaatagagttgaaaatacaaaattttgaaaacaaattaaatgaCATTATATGAATAATAGTTCGGGTGATatgatcaaaaaattaatacttgTTATAGTCCGTTTACGTTAATGtcataattgaaattatagaaaaaatggagttgaaaatacaaaattttgaaaacattataTGTATAATAGTTCGGGCGATATGGTCGAAAAAATGAATACTTGTTATAGTCCGTTTACGTTaatgtaataattgaaattatagaaaaaattgaatggaaaatacaaaattttgaaaccaAATTAAATGACATTATATGAATAATAGTTCGGACGATATGGTCGAAAAATAAGGACTTGTTATAGTCCGTTTACGTTAATGtaattgaatttatagaaaaaatggagttgaaaatacaaaattttgaagacATTATATGAATAATAGTTCGGGCGATATggtcgaaaaaataaatacttgttATAGTCCGTTTACGTTAgtgtaataattgaaattatagaaaaaaatagagttgaaaatacaaaattttgaaaacaaattaaatgaCATTATATGAATAATAGTTCGGGTGATatgatcaaaaaattaatacttgTTATAGTCCGTTTACGTTAATGtcataattgaaattatagaaaaaatggagttgaaaatacaaaattttgaaaacattataTGTATAATAGTTCGGGCGATATGGTCGAAAAAATGAATACTTGTTATAGTCCGTTTACGTTaatgtaataattgaaattatagaaaaaattgaatggaaaatacaaaattttgaaaccaAATTAAATGACATTATATGAATAATAGTTCGGACGATATGGTCGAAAAATAAGGACTTGTTATAGTCCGTTTACGTTAATGtaattgaatttatagaaaaaatggagttgaaaatacaaaattttgaagacATTATATGAATAATAGTTCGGGCGATATggtcgaaaaaataaatacttgttATAGTCCGTTTACGTTAgtgtaataattgaaattatagaaaaaaatagagttgaaaatacagaattttgaaaacaaattaaatgaCATTATATGAATAATAGTTCGGGCGATATggtcgaaaaaataaatacttgttATAGTCCTTTTACGTTaatgtaataattgaaattattgaagaaaatacaatgaaaaatgaagaatttttaaaaaaaaatcagcagAAAAACATCAAATGACATGTCAAAATGTTGGGAAAATAGTTTGGGAGATGTAGACGAAAAAACACGAAAttgttatagtccattcgtgtcgatataataattataaacaaaaattgttatttcatgaaatataaggtcgaaaagaaaaaaatatacagttttcAATAAACTGTATATACAATCATTAAAGCGTCGGAATAATAGTATGGGTGATATGATCGAAATAAGACGTACGAAGACTCGTTATAGTCCGTTCGTGTTAATATTCCCAAAACTCGACAATTCATAAAAACACGAAGTGAACGaattaaaatatcataaaattatacaaagCGAGTGTAAATAACGCGCCATATCGTTTCAGATAACATCACTAAACATGACGG harbors:
- the LOC130900052 gene encoding 40S ribosomal protein S16, whose product is MQGTQQKQKREPIHSVQVFGRKKSATAVAYCKRGRGVLRVNGRPLSQVEPKMLQDKLQEPILLLGKDKFSAVDIRVRVNGGGHVSQIYAIRQAISKALVAYYQKYVDEASKKELKDILIQYDRTLLVADPRRCEPKKFGGPGARARYQKSYR